In Lolium rigidum isolate FL_2022 chromosome 7, APGP_CSIRO_Lrig_0.1, whole genome shotgun sequence, the DNA window accatgggcgacatcaacaactcccatggtggtggtgctgctactggtgcgaccttcccggtcgcgatgtacgtgctttttctctcctaccttgcactgctacttgttccatgttcagatctgatgcatgtgcttagtctgatgtgtttggttaagtatgcttgtgcatctgtaatgttggtttcggtaattaaactcacgcggaaattgcctaataatccaacagatTATCTAATTGCACCTTTTGCAGAAGGTAAACGAGCGTCAGCCTCCAGTCGCCACGACATTGCTGTTGTCTAGGTTGGCGCATGAAGCTTTCACCGGGCATCCGGGATGGGCACCTTTCAGGAGGAGAATTGTAAGCTATGTTTTTGGTGGTGTTTTCAGAGAGAAGTTGGAGTTGTGTGTTGTTGTGGGAAGGAAAATCCCCTAAAGACGATGTATGTTGCGGTTTTGTGATGGCTTTTGTGCCTTTGTGGAGCTATTGATGCTATGTTTCTTTTAGGTCTGTATTGGTTTGCGGAAGGAATATATGTTGGTGACAAACTTAGAGCTTGTAGGTGTTATGGTGTGGGGTGTTGTGCTATCTGGGCCGGAGTTTGTTTGAACCTAGACTTTGTTTATTGGTTTCATTTTAATAAAATCGAAAGCCTCGAGCTCCTTAAGTAAACAAAAAATATCTCGGGTTAGCCCCTGGATAATTTACTTCACCCTGCAGATTATACTCCTTCTGtcctaggacggagggagtatttacatACATCTGTGACCATCACTATCCACCAGTAATTAATGGGATGATTAAGGACCCAGCGTATCTGATTCTCTGTCATCGTGCCCGGCCTCTCTCATTGTCGAGTACTCTTTGTCACCAAACAAAGCTAAAATGGGGGTCCCATAACTGAACTATCAACTCAAGAGCACAACTGTACACACCACATCCGAGAGCCACATTTCCGGTGCGTAGCTTATTGTCTTTCTGTACTTGCTGAGTTCCTCTGTCCTTGCAGGCTTGCACTCCATGGTACTGTATGTGACACGATTTTTGTTCGAGCTCTCAGGCAGAAATTAAGGACCAAACGATCCAACCATATACTGGTACATAATGACAATGTACGCTGGCGATGGCAAAGCTGAATTCATAATTCATCAACTTACAAAGGGACTGAAAAGCACAATGCTAGCATCAACAAACCAAGCGAGATACGTACGTGATGGATGCTTCCTACATATGCATCCACCCATACTCCATAAACACACACACTTGCTCAATCAAACACCAAAACGCCGTCGGCGCACGCAGTCGCAGATACATGCATGCGACATGCATGGCCATGTAGCAGCTATTTTATTGTATAGCAAACACACGCTAATTAAGAGGAAAATGATTTATAGCAGGCTTGCTAGCTAGCTACCGATCGATGGATGGCCGGCTCGATCATGGAGACTCGGAGCCGGGGCGGAAGGGGTTGGGCACCTCGAAGCCGGGGTTGGGCACCCAGGTGTCGTCGGCGCCGGGGAGGAACTGCCCGTTGGCGGCGGCCGGGATGCTGTGGTCCAGCCCGCCGAGGTCCGGCCTGTAGTGGGTGCCCAGCTCGTACCGGCCGATCCCAGGGATCAGCACCGTCCCCTCCTGGAACGTCTCCGGCCGCTTCaccgcgtcggccgccgctgcAGCCACGGGCTTCCCGGCCGGGATGCCGCGCGCCGCCGAGCCCAGCTGGGCGAAGCACGCCGCGGCCACGAGGACCGCGAGGATCAGCAGGGACGCCAGCTTTGCCATGCCGATCGTCGAGTGACCCGAGTGGCTAGCTTTGATCACAGCTAGTGGTAGAGCTAGCGGGCTTTGgtactgtcccgaccaattgctgGTTGTTGCTTTCGTTGTGGTGTTGATGGTGATCGCCGCGGCGAGCTTATATAGAGCGCGCGGATCGAGCTGGGAGCCTAGTGGCGCGCTACGGAATAGAATGGGAGGGAAAAGGCGGTGCGTTCAATTCGTATGGATCGCGCCCCACGATGCTGTTACCAACTCCGCGCCGCGCGTGCgttattgtgtagataatttggtGAAACAGAAGAATCTGAAAAATATGAATGGTAATTAAGGTGTCTAAATCTTCTTTCTTCTACTCCATGCTATCCATATTAACTGTTGGTGATTTAGTACTCCTCTGTTTCATAATTTCCGTTGTTGATTTAGatttatctagacatattttgtgTATAAATACATCTGAATCTACGACAAGAATTATAGCACAAAGAGAGTATAATTCAGCGACACTTACTATGCTTTGTTTCATAGTATTGCAAGTAAAGTAGAACTACTAAGAGTAAGTTTGGGAAGAGATATGCGTAGAAGTTAGTAGTACTAGTGATGCTATCCAGAAATTAGAGAATGCTACAAGCTCCTTCACATATAAGTGACTCAACTTgatttgtctagatatgaatgtatttaTACATTGAAATGCGTATGTATACATCAGAGCAGACCTGAGTTGTATTTAGCAAATAAAAATATGAATGTATCAGGTTTGCAGGGTGTGGGTTTGAGAGATGGCTATTTTGATACTAATTCTATTTCTGAAAAAGGAAATAATGCCGGTGATGTTAATTCTTCTGCTGAGGAGTTATATGATCTATGTAAGGTATTAGCTGGTATTGGCTATAGCAACACTAGTAAAGGTAAAATTAGAGTTAGAGTTAATTTTAATTATGATATACGTGAGGGATTAAGTGTAATTGTGTGATTTTGTAGTTTATATGTCAGGTATGTTTTGGAACCATAGAGGTCTTAATGACCCTAAAAAATGTTTTCTTCTTCAAAGCTGTTAAGGACTATAAATTAGGTTTCGTGGGATTGCAGGAAACGAGAAATTTAGTTTATAGAGTTCTTTATTGAATTATCTTGTCGGTACTTATGACTTCCTACCGGGGTAGTTCTCCTGCAAGGGTTTTTGAGGAGGGGTTCTTCTAGGTATTAATAATTAACTGTATGATATTATAGAGATGGACTGTGGAATTTATAGATTTTAGTTTAATACAAGCTGACATGAAAAAGTACTGCTATGCCAAATCATGCAATGTGTGCAATGAAGATCCACTATACTCATATTGATCATGTTGAAAAAGCATGCAGAACTTTTTTATGGCAAGGGAAAGATATACATAAATCAGGCAAATGTCTGGTTAGTTGGGAGAAAGTATGTATGCCCAAGGCAGCTGGTGGACTTGGTGTTTTAGACATGAGGCAGCAGAACAAGGCATTGCAAATGAAAAATTTATATAAGTTCTATAATATGCATGATATTCCATGGGTCAACTTAGTTTGGGCGGCATATTATCAGAATGGGAAACTACCTGAAACAAATCATCAGAAAGGGTCTTTTTGGTGGAAAGACTGTACTTCATTGGTTACTACATTCAAGGATATGATAATCTGTAATATTGGGGGTGGACAGACAACCCTTTTATGGCATGACAAATGGTGTGATTAGGTACTTAAGGAAAAATTTCCTCATCTGTTCTCGTTTTCTAAGGATAAGATGATGACTGTTAAGGATGCAAGAAATATAGCCATGGAAGATATATATGATCTATTTAATATCCCACTATCAAACATTGCCGCTATGCAATGCAATGAATTTGGCCAAATTCTTATGTCAGTCAGTCATGACATGAGCTCCCATGATCAATGGAAGTTGACGATGAATGAAAAATCTTACTCTGTTAAGAAGGTATATAATACATTATCTAATCATCCCTTGGCACCCCTACCATTCAAATGGATATGGACATCTGCCTGTCTGCCGAAGCAAAAATTCTTCTTCTGGTTATTGGCTCATGACAGACTAAACACTAAAgatatgatggaaagaaaatcatTTTATGTGCAATGCAATAAATGTGTATTATGTGATGATCAAGCAATTGAAACGATGGCACACCTTTTCTTCCATTGCGATTTTAGCAGAAATCTATGGTGGAAGATTGGTATGGAGTGGAATGAAGATATGGATCATATCAACATGATGATAGATGGACAAAGGAGATCAAATAATGTTTATTTCAAGGAAGCTTTGATTGCAGGGTGCTGGAGTATTTGGATACAGAGAAATAATATCATCTTTGAGCATCACAGTAGAGATCTTTTTAGCATGTTTTGATCATTTTAAAGTTAGCATTAGTACTATTCGACATAGGATTAAGCCTAGTCTTAAGGAGGGCTTGCAGGACTGGCTAGACCATTTATGAATCCTTGTATCAATAACTGATGTACATATGTGTTTtatgaaaaatgaaaaatgacaCAGTGGGGATCTTCCCCACTATATTTATGTCAAAAAAAATTGTATCTATTTATGGAGCACCACATAATAATTATAAAGAAGTTTTCTCAATATAATTACTACATATCTTACAAGCTAATTCTTTTCATGGTGCTACTGGAGGGGATTCTATATTATTACGAAGAATAGTGAAAGTAAACCTAGAAGATTATCTAAATGCTCCATCTTATTTAATGCTATTATGAAATAATATAAAGAGTTAAAAGAGCTTGAATTACCTGGTAGGAGGTTTGCTTGATCTAATACCCAAGAGTTGTCATAATGTTAGACAGAATTTTAGTGAGTATGTGGGATAGTGATTTCTCTTTAGTTGTGTTAAGAAGTTTTTCAAGAGTTATTTTTGATAATGTTGCATTGATTATAGATCTAGGCCGATAAATTATTGAAGTTCCTAGTTAATCTAGATTATAGTTATTTTGGTTTTGAGAGATGACATAAATAGTTTAGTGAGTAAAGtttggtttagtttttttttggaaGGAATTTTATACATGTTTGGCAAAATAGAGCTAACGAGTTTAGAAAATTTGAAAGAATGGAATAATAATTACGATAGTGTTTAAGAAATAAAAATGTTTCTAGTAGAAGAAAAATATAAGATTGATAGGGAAAGTgaagtggtggatttggttcaggATAAATTCTTTGAAGGGAAGACGTTTAAATGTTATTAATGACGAAGAGAAAATGAAATGCATACAATGTGCTAAAGAGAAAGATTGTTATAAGGGGATGTTATGACTTCTAATGTCATGGCTAAATGTAGTGGAATAAAGAGAAAAAAATAGAATCCTAAGGATAGAACAAGATGAGCTTCTATTCTAGGGAGATAAGGACATTTTATTATTTGTTACCGGTTTCTACAAAAAATCTTTTTGTCTATATGCTAATATGTGATATTTCTTTAGATATTCTTGTAGAGTGTGTGTTAGATATTCTTGTAGAGAAAAAGGATAAAAAGTTAGGTGCTTGGCAAGGTAAGACATATTATAAATCTCACTAGAATGTCTCGTTTTTTTATCAGAAGCTTGTGATTTAATTTTTGATGCAGCAAGTCGGGGAATGTTTCTTAATTGTTGGCACAAAAAAATGACGGATTTAGTAGCATCAATTTTTTTAAACCAATTACTATTTGGAGCCGCTTGTATAGGCTCTGGAGTGTGCCTCATTTTTTCCCCTACTatcctttttattttttattttcacttAGATCAATGTTCCACTTTTCGCACTATTTTTAGCATACATCTCCTAAGTTTTGCTGATGAATAGCGTATTGGGGTGGGGGATTAACAATTCTTGTGATCTAACAAAACACATGATTTGATTACTCAATATTGAGTCATTGCACGGATATTAGAGTAAATTCATTTTTTTCTATGGAAACAAGGATTAGGCTAGGTTGCTTATTCGTCATCGCGAAGCAACCCCGTACCTTTTCTTAGGCTAGCGACTGAGATGAGAGCTTTCaatattatattttttttttataaaatcccATGcatcttttttattagattaaatACTTCTATGTTGTATGATAATAGAAAGTCAAGATCTCACTCGCTTTTTCTGCTTTGTATTCGGCTGTTGCCTTTTTCCACATCGATTGCTATAGGAGTTCCATCCTCAACCTATGTATGCTCAAAGAACTGGAGATTTTTCGATATAGTAAAATTAAAATTAGTATTATATGAGTAATATGAATTGTAGACTCCAAGCGAAGCAATGGTTTATACAAACTTCAAAAATAGTAATCATATATTTTGAATCTGTTTGTGAGAAAACGTGAAAAGTTCCAAGAAATTTTTGGACTTTAACAATCAGAATTATACTAATTGTACATATGATTTTGAATTACCAATAAATTGGCTATCCTCTTTTCAATATAAATTATTGCAATATTCAAATTAGAATATCAATGAGAGGGTTTGGAACCATGTGGTGGGAGGTGTTTTTTTTGAGAGAGTAATCACGTATTTCAATAATAGAAAATCAAGTTACGTGAGTAAACAAACGTGGAAACAACTAGACAGACCAGGAGAAAACAGTTATCCTGAAAACTTTGCAGAAAAACCCTAAAGAATAGAAATATACAAAACTATCCCTGGGATTTCCTGCACACCCCGaagccagccgccgccgccaaactCAATGTCGCCTAGACGCGCGTTggaagagacgccgagcctcaACCATTGCCAGATCCAAAAGAGCACCATCGCCaatgaggctttgtgagtcgatgaacatgcATGATGCAAGCATCGAGGCACGTGTCGTTCTGGCACATCGACCGGGGGACGTCACAGTGCTATCTTGGACCAAGATCTGCCACATCTCATCAACGAAGTCGAGGAATAACGACAAATCCaacacctccggaccaacatcctTGCTCCAGAGCATCCACCTTGCCCCGGTCCCGAGCACCGTCATGGACAATGACAAACGCCAGCGACACGTCGAGAAACATATCTCGCCAGATCTAAAGAGCGGCGAGAAGACCAATCCGTTGAACTGAAAGATCAACAAGCACACATTGTCATCAActacgagacgccgccgtgaaggtctCCGCTGTAGTGGGAGTGGAGTcgaggcagatttatttgcccagcccctctcccaccaccccaacgatgcACCACAACAGATAAGCCCTAACTATAGAATGGAGGAACGAGTTCCCCTCCCCCTCCTATCGCCGAAGCAgcaagtggagggagaggggcccaAAGCTCCCGCTGGTGGAGATGGGATCTGGCCTCCCGCCGCGTGAGAGAGAGGATCGAGCAGGGGCAAAAATGGTTCGTCCGATACGAAAGCGCTCCGTGGTGGGAGGTGTTTTGTGTGTGGATGATAAACATTTGATACATTAAAGAGGTGCTTTTATGTTGACTTCAGCCTAGGTCGTCTCTCTTATAGAACCTCGCGATCATCAGTATATGAAGTTTCATGATGAATATTGGTTTCACCAATCCCCCTTCCCCCAACTATAGAAACTCTCTCAGCTAAAGTTTGTCCTTTTAAATGGATTTACCCCGTGGAACCCGTGGTGTCTTCTGGTTACAGGTTAGTTTTGATTAAAGGTAGTCTTAGTAATATGCCTTTTATATGATGTCTATGCTTCCTTTTCCAAACCTATAGAGAAGAATATTGATTTACCTAGGTAAAGAATTTCATGGAATGATAAGGAAGATGTTAAAAAATATCATTTGGTAAATTGGCAAAATGTGTGCCAGCCAATTGATCAATGGGGTTTTGAATAGTGGACCTGAGAATAATGAACATTTTTATTTTAAGCACATGGTTGTGGAATCTTGAAAATGAAGAGggcttatgaaaaaaaaaacgattttaagcaagtattgcaagagaaatTTGTTAGTTGATGTTAAGAAAAGAGCTAGGAAGTCTCATTTTTCCATGGTATTTTAGATGTTAGGGAATTCTTTTACAGGTACTATAGGAAAGTAGCGAGTAATGATTAAAATACTCCTTTGTCGGAGGATTTTTTGGTTGGTGATCAACCTTTTATGATGAAGTTTGTTAGGTTGTATAATTACCATTTAGCATTAGAAATCTAGTAGCTAGAGTGTTTTAAGAAGTATAGAATTATGTGAGATTTAGGAGAACGTTATAGGGACAGACTGCGGTACTATGGGAAGAATTACAAATTTGTGTGGTGAAATAGATTAACAGATAGAAAAGATTGATGCGAATGGTTATTTAAAAAATTAGGCTAGTTTACAATTAAATACATGTACGCTGCTCTAAAAATTAGTCAGGTTGGATGTCCATAAAAAAGTTATGGTTAATTAAAATACCTCTAAAGATTAAAATTTTCTCCAGATCTTATTTAGTAAAATTATTTGACTACGAATATTGTGAAGCATATATAACGGGAAGGTAgtaatggttctttgttttgtagtgaaAATGAGAGCATAGATCATCTTTTTGTTCACTTTCCAGTGTCAAGATATGCTTGGGGCTAGTACATTGTACTTCAGATATTAGGACAACTTTTAGTTCAAACTCGGACATCATTTGTTGGTTTTCAGATTTCCTACTAGTATGAGAGGATTAGTGGAAGTAGGAGTTACAAAAGTAATTTCAGATTTATGGAAAACCAAAAATGTTGCTTATTTTAGTAATATTTTCCTGACTATCCTTCTAGTATAATAGGTTAACGCGCTCACTGAATGGATTTATGGACTGTTCTTTTAATATGATGTCGACAAGACTTGCAAAGCAAAGGGTTAGAGACGCTACTGCGAGTAGCAGCTGAGATCTTCAGGAAGAAGAAAGGTTGGAGCCCGATGGTGATCAGAATTGCAGGATGATGAGAAGCAAATGAAGTGAACGGTAAAAAGGATCAATGACTAGGAAAAGATGAAGTTCACATAGAAGCAAACCAAACATGGAAGAGTTCAGTAGTAGAGTAAACTATATTAGTTCTGGGttttgtgtaagtttttgctttgttttggcttcttttgaaataaaaaatatattaagctagcaaaccgcctcattaaaaactatTCAGTCCCCTTAGATactctggtaaggaaaagagtgagcCACAAATCACAAACAAGTACAATCAACCTGAAGTCCGTGTGCTAAAAATGCAGGTGGCTCAGCATACCAAGAAAACAACCCATCTTTGTAAACTCGCAAACTTTGCGCGAGAATGAGCCGCCTGGTTAGCCTGACAACGACCATGACTTAAGCTAAAAGCTGTAAAAAACACACTCAACTCAATAATCTCATCTAAGAAATGTTTGATCATAGAACGATCATAAACTCTATTGTGCCAAAGATGAACTAGAACTTCAAAGTCAACTTAAAAAACGACTCTATTGAAACCCCTCTCTCTTGTGTAAATAAAAAACATCTTTTAGTGCAAGTGACTCAACAATCAGAGGATTGCTTTGTTTTGGCTTTGTGGGTCATGGTTTGTTTTAGTACTTGGGTTGACAACTCAGAAGTTGTAAGGTGATATAGGAAAATAAAATTGAACCTCATGTTCATCCGGATTCATTCCACTAATGACATCGGGGGCTATGCCGCtcaatttgaaaaataaaaaagtcTCCATTCTTTTTTAATCAAAAATAGGATTAAGGCACTGGGGTCCTTTATCCCCATTCTTTTTGATGTGCTTGTATATGTGCTAACATTGACGATTAGAAAGGAGTGTGAGAATAATGGTTTGTTGAAAGAGGTTTAAGAGAGTTGGTTGAAGGTGGAGTAAGCATGTTACAACACGAGGATGAAACAATTTTTATGTTGAAGACATCTTGCACTTTGCTAGGAATTTGAAATTCATGTTATATTTCTTTGAACAGTTACTTGGGGTAAAATTTAATTTACATCAAAGTGACCAGTTTTGTTTTGGTAGATCTAAGGATCTTTACTACGTATTATAttgcagttggggatggtgtgcactttgacatcaaacattgaaGAAATCCTAACCGTTGATCACCCACAAAAACTGCCATTCAACATCTGACTCATATGTTTGATATCCTCACAGGTCCATCCACGGAGAGCACTCAGTAAAAGGGAAGATATAGTCTATTTCTAATAGGTAATCAAATCACGTCAATTACTGCAAACAGAATTTTAGTTGATTTGGAAAGCTATAACGTCAATCACAAGACCATTGCCTTTTCTTTCCACGATCATTAAAAAAGGGTACAAGTCCATCTTCCTTTTCCCCCGATAAACGCATTCCAAATCTCGCTCGATCCCTTCCTATCTCCTGCTGCCATGGCAGGAGATGTACATGGAATAGTTGTTCTCCTCCCCTCCTCCGACGAGCGCCACTTACGCTCCGCCTCCGGTCCCAAATGTTGCCGAGCACGATTAGCAGATGGAAGCTGAAAAAAGAGCTATATATTTGATGATCCAGTCCCCGCGCTCACTCGAGAAGGTCTAGGAGGCAACGTTAGGGTATGCCTCCTCGATCAGTTCTGGCTTGACTTCTATGATTAATTTCAGTTGTTGGTCTAGATTGTAGAAGTCGCGAACGACATgacctgatgaggacatccctacctcactactacctccgtcattacaagttgaagatgatcctgctgtgaagctcaagtccaatgaagttaggattggaccaatgacacgagcccgtgcgaagctacttaaacaacatgtgaacttgttcctaagtgatactttgatcgatgagaactttatactgcctaagtcgtattacttatgtatgatcaggtatgaagaaggagcaagcatcgcacgaggaggagaggagcagctggacaagaagatggacgtgaagctggacatggagttggacaagaagacatcccatggacgcgcgagggaggagcgggaggcatgcgcgatagGAGGATATGTtcaggccggcgcccaacccggtcaaccggccgtgaCGCCGGgttgcccggccccaggcccggtccaactgGCTCCCACGCCGGATCAGCCCGGTCCAAATCGGGTCCCACGCTTGTGCCAGCCGGGGCGtatccagtaagcctggacgcccgcccggtcgccatccggtccctggccaggcccggtcgaccggcccccaggccggccgaacccgagtctgtctcgaccagatctattctaggTCGgttttttcgtactttttcgacccgaggtcgtcctgaacccctacataagtgcccaggacacccccaaagtagctttagaccacgtttaagataaaccctagttcttagttgtttgctatgcaaaactattgaatccctacaccatattgattGATTTGgtatagatctgaaagtcttgtgtgatctgctgttccattagaaattagaaggttgcaacttaccgcttcgtggtcggcggctacgtgcgcaagtgtgtggagttgcgaatatcttgcagggttgagagctgttgcattggcgatgtggaccaatcgagagatct includes these proteins:
- the LOC124670359 gene encoding putative cell wall protein — its product is MAKLASLLILAVLVAAACFAQLGSAARGIPAGKPVAAAAADAVKRPETFQEGTVLIPGIGRYELGTHYRPDLGGLDHSIPAAANGQFLPGADDTWVPNPGFEVPNPFRPGSESP